The following proteins are co-located in the Gallaecimonas pentaromativorans genome:
- a CDS encoding DUF6622 family protein: MVLEILKHTPLWVYGLLLGLLYLGVAQSRPRQLSCTRALILPMVMVVLSALGLISSFGATALHLGLWLAGLAVTALVAGELFTLVKARYHAHSGQFHVEGSWLPLLLILGIFLTKYLVGVLSALHSQLLAEPAVVAILCLLYGVLSGLFLARARRLWRLARQPE, from the coding sequence ATGGTACTTGAAATACTCAAACACACCCCGCTGTGGGTCTACGGATTGCTGTTGGGCTTGCTGTATCTTGGCGTGGCCCAAAGCCGCCCCCGCCAGCTTTCTTGCACCCGGGCCCTGATACTGCCCATGGTCATGGTGGTGCTCTCGGCCCTTGGCCTTATCAGCAGTTTTGGCGCTACGGCGCTGCACTTGGGGCTGTGGCTGGCGGGCCTGGCGGTAACGGCGCTGGTGGCGGGCGAGCTGTTCACGCTGGTCAAGGCGCGCTATCACGCCCACAGCGGCCAGTTTCATGTGGAAGGCAGTTGGTTGCCATTGCTGCTGATCCTCGGCATCTTCTTAACCAAGTACCTGGTGGGGGTACTGAGCGCGCTGCACAGCCAGTTGTTGGCCGAGCCGGCTGTGGTGGCCATACTCTGCCTGCTCTATGGGGTGCTAAGTGGCCTCTTTTTGGCAAGAGCCCGGCGCCTTTGGCGCCTGGCGCGCCAGCCGGAATAA
- a CDS encoding Tat pathway signal protein: MDRRHFLQSMAAATAALAVMDAKATPAPLWAAVKTAPLADVDLSGYSLVCHFDEQGKRWAVYEDWQRQDGALVFSQGQQALVLTKRLEATFAGDTPPYLGMALSKVALSDADLLADALLANGEPDETAVRTVAPPLASKLNPADYGGRLPWNSFVGTRQCNDTMMVYPNGRTRTYHPRQVLKGAGSDELAAKRFEGLVGGWMPAVHKVVPLGDGRYYELLVFADVDATDTFIAQTWHRSALMEKGKVLEVHYAHSYPAYPPRREPPPAADFYRALLRFAGYWQQQLADMAPCQLPDPSWSDMARFAFARELVVRPGGTYPKYGAVDRDYYGPEYDGFQDTFTSSLYANLEWGRFAQASAVLDQYFSDFVYEDGMINMRGPETGQFGLTLSLLARYFQLTGDKALLQKHRGKIAATAALLLELHDAALALPKTAPGYGLIHGWNESDACLFEDPSIWWKPYYANSAMTVRGLVDIAAIWPQLGGEPALAARWRQRAATLKARLETSIRANIRHDMSPPYIGPLPGVALTFRQALAQQQPSEQGWPHRVYAELLHADVLPADLANLVIDCMRAYGATSIGVVANITAPNDKERNLLGFISYGYALQLLRLGRVDEYLLFMYAHRYHAHTPGSWTAGEVSDITGGMPLFCMPAQLTIPLLLRWALVFDDGPQLHLAKAVPHAWWQSGKTVACEAIPTPWGKVGYRLQLHLAEGRLSGTVTLPQKLPEVLTLTLRLPKGQRWQQLLVGGQPAEALGQDCFVIRGKAGQVLAIEGRLG; the protein is encoded by the coding sequence ATGGACAGACGACACTTTTTGCAATCCATGGCGGCCGCAACCGCCGCGTTGGCGGTGATGGATGCCAAGGCCACCCCAGCGCCACTGTGGGCGGCGGTGAAAACGGCGCCCCTGGCGGATGTCGATTTAAGCGGGTACAGCCTGGTTTGCCATTTTGACGAGCAAGGCAAGCGCTGGGCCGTCTATGAAGACTGGCAGCGCCAGGATGGCGCCCTGGTCTTTAGCCAAGGCCAGCAGGCGCTAGTGCTGACCAAAAGGCTGGAGGCCACCTTTGCCGGCGATACCCCGCCTTACCTTGGCATGGCGCTTTCCAAAGTTGCCCTCAGCGACGCCGACCTGCTGGCCGATGCCCTGCTGGCCAACGGCGAGCCTGATGAAACCGCCGTGCGCACTGTCGCGCCGCCGCTCGCCTCCAAGCTCAACCCGGCCGATTACGGCGGACGCCTGCCCTGGAACAGCTTTGTGGGCACCCGCCAGTGTAACGACACCATGATGGTCTACCCCAATGGACGCACCCGTACTTATCACCCGCGCCAAGTGCTTAAAGGCGCAGGCTCGGATGAACTGGCCGCCAAGCGCTTTGAAGGGCTGGTAGGGGGCTGGATGCCGGCGGTACATAAGGTGGTCCCCTTGGGGGACGGCCGCTACTACGAGCTGTTGGTGTTTGCCGATGTGGACGCCACCGACACCTTTATTGCCCAAACCTGGCACCGCTCGGCGCTGATGGAAAAAGGCAAGGTACTGGAGGTGCATTACGCCCATAGCTACCCCGCCTATCCGCCGCGCCGCGAGCCGCCGCCGGCCGCCGATTTCTACCGGGCACTGCTGCGTTTTGCCGGCTACTGGCAGCAGCAATTGGCCGACATGGCACCCTGCCAACTGCCGGACCCCAGCTGGAGCGACATGGCCCGCTTTGCCTTTGCCCGCGAACTGGTAGTGCGCCCCGGTGGCACCTACCCCAAATACGGCGCCGTTGACCGCGACTACTACGGCCCCGAGTACGACGGCTTCCAAGACACCTTCACCAGCTCGCTCTATGCCAACCTCGAATGGGGCCGCTTTGCGCAAGCCAGTGCGGTGCTGGACCAATACTTCAGCGACTTTGTCTATGAGGACGGCATGATCAACATGCGCGGCCCCGAGACCGGCCAGTTCGGCCTGACCCTGTCGCTGCTGGCCCGTTATTTTCAGCTCACCGGCGACAAAGCCCTGCTGCAAAAGCACCGAGGCAAGATTGCGGCCACCGCCGCATTGCTGCTTGAGCTGCACGACGCCGCCCTGGCATTACCTAAAACGGCGCCGGGCTATGGCCTTATCCATGGCTGGAACGAGTCGGATGCCTGCCTGTTTGAAGACCCGTCCATTTGGTGGAAGCCCTATTACGCCAACAGCGCCATGACCGTCCGTGGCCTGGTGGATATCGCCGCCATCTGGCCACAGCTGGGGGGCGAGCCGGCACTGGCAGCGCGCTGGCGCCAGCGGGCCGCCACCTTAAAGGCCCGCCTTGAAACCAGTATCAGGGCCAATATCCGCCACGACATGAGCCCGCCCTATATCGGCCCGCTACCTGGGGTAGCGCTCACCTTCCGCCAGGCCCTTGCCCAGCAGCAACCCAGCGAGCAAGGCTGGCCGCACCGGGTCTATGCCGAGCTGCTGCACGCCGACGTGTTACCGGCGGATCTGGCCAACCTGGTGATCGATTGCATGCGCGCCTATGGCGCCACCAGCATCGGTGTTGTGGCCAATATCACGGCGCCGAACGACAAAGAGCGCAACCTGCTGGGCTTTATCTCCTACGGCTATGCCTTGCAGCTGCTGCGCCTGGGGCGGGTTGATGAGTACCTGCTGTTTATGTACGCCCATCGCTACCACGCCCACACCCCCGGCAGCTGGACTGCCGGCGAGGTGAGCGACATCACCGGCGGCATGCCGCTGTTTTGCATGCCGGCCCAGCTCACCATCCCATTGCTGCTGCGCTGGGCGCTGGTGTTTGACGACGGCCCCCAATTGCACCTGGCAAAGGCAGTACCCCATGCCTGGTGGCAAAGCGGCAAAACCGTTGCCTGTGAAGCCATTCCAACCCCCTGGGGCAAGGTGGGTTATCGCCTGCAACTGCATCTGGCTGAGGGGCGGCTGAGTGGCACGGTCACGCTGCCCCAAAAGCTGCCAGAGGTGCTGACCCTGACCCTTCGCTTGCCCAAAGGCCAGCGCTGGCAGCAGTTGCTGGTGGGCGGCCAGCCGGCCGAAGCCCTTGGCCAGGATTGCTTTGTTATTCGCGGCAAGGCGGGGCAGGTGTTGGCGATAGAGGGGCGCCTTGGCTAA
- a CDS encoding M14 family metallopeptidase translates to MTYHIGTPGKPWGEQEKAQWLAERHLQRSYQDEVVSQVQALAGALELVQYGALSYDPERYPLLALKSPNWQPGKPYVLVTGGMHGYETSGVQGAIAFAREKASHYGQHFNLLICPCISPWGYEVINRWNPLALDPNRSFIADSPSEEAAALQKLVADIGAAFVCHIDLHETTDSDESEFRPALAARDGKVFEPGTIPDGFYVVDNSESPQPAFQQAIVEAVAKVTHIAPADPDGTIIGSKVVAPGVIEYPLKKLGLCASVTTAPYTCTTEVYPDSPKATPAICNAAQVAAVCGALEFLLAR, encoded by the coding sequence ATGACCTATCACATCGGTACCCCAGGTAAGCCCTGGGGCGAGCAGGAAAAGGCCCAGTGGCTGGCCGAGCGCCATCTGCAGCGCAGCTACCAGGACGAAGTCGTCAGTCAGGTTCAGGCCTTGGCCGGAGCCTTGGAGTTGGTGCAATACGGCGCCCTGAGTTACGACCCCGAGCGCTACCCGCTGCTGGCGCTCAAGTCCCCCAACTGGCAGCCGGGTAAACCCTATGTGCTGGTCACCGGTGGCATGCACGGCTACGAAACCTCCGGGGTGCAGGGGGCCATTGCCTTTGCCAGAGAAAAGGCCAGCCACTACGGCCAGCATTTCAATTTGCTGATCTGCCCCTGCATCAGCCCTTGGGGGTATGAGGTGATCAACCGCTGGAACCCGCTGGCGCTGGACCCTAACCGGTCTTTTATTGCTGACAGCCCGTCGGAAGAAGCGGCTGCTCTGCAAAAACTGGTTGCCGATATCGGGGCCGCATTTGTCTGCCATATCGACCTGCACGAAACCACCGACAGCGACGAGTCCGAGTTCCGCCCGGCCCTGGCGGCCCGCGACGGCAAGGTCTTTGAGCCCGGCACCATCCCCGATGGTTTTTACGTGGTGGACAACAGCGAGTCCCCGCAGCCGGCCTTTCAGCAGGCCATTGTCGAAGCGGTAGCCAAAGTAACCCACATTGCCCCGGCCGACCCGGACGGCACCATCATCGGCTCCAAAGTGGTGGCGCCCGGGGTGATTGAATACCCGCTGAAAAAGCTGGGCCTGTGCGCCAGCGTAACCACCGCCCCCTACACCTGCACCACCGAGGTGTACCCGGACAGCCCCAAGGCGACCCCGGCCATCTGCAACGCCGCCCAGGTGGCCGCCGTGTGCGGCGCCCTGGAGTTCCTGCTGGCCAGGTAA